The window TCCCGCTCGAAGCGCTTGATCGTCTCGACGACCCACTCGACGTCGCGATCGATCGCGTCGGCGACGTCCGCGTAGGGCGTCTCGGTGATCGGCAGGCCGCCCTGGATCTCGACGACGAGGTCGCGCTCTGCGGGCGTCAGCGTCCGCGACTCGGTCGGGACCACGTCCGGACCGAGATCCGACAGGTCGACGTCGCCGTCGGGGACCGGGCCGTCGACGAGGAACTTCGCCTCGACGCGGAACTCCCGCTGTTTCGGCATGTTGTACGTCTCCTGTCCCGTCTCGGTCTCGATCTCGTCGAGCACCTCCCCGACGCGGTCCTCGTCGGCGACGCTGACGACGAACCACATGTTGAGATGCGGGTGCTCGCGCTCGTAGTTGTGCGCGACCTCGCGATGGGCGTTGACCGCCTCTTCGACCTCGTCGAAGCGGTCCTCGGGCGCGTGCATCGCGACCAGCGTGGCCGTCCCGCCGATCTCCTCGGCGTTCACGAGCGCCCCGAAGCGGCTCAGCGTGCCCGCCTCGTCGAGTTCGCGGATCCGATCGAGCAGTTCGTCCGCGCTCACGTCGACGCCGCGTTCGCGCAGTGCGGCCGCCGCCGGCCCGAACGGCCGTTCGACGACCGGGAACCCGCCCTGGAACGCGTTGATGACGGCGCGGTCGAGTTCGGAGAGATCCGAGACCTCCGCGGCTGTCTCGCTCATACACGCACTCGGGGGCGGGCGAGGATAAGCGTCTCGGAGGGGTCGCAGACCGGTGGGCCGGTTCGGCTTCGGCGGCGGCGATCAGACGATCGCCGACGACGGGAGTTCGATGCGGACGCGGCACTCCCCGTCGGCCCGCGGGAACCGCAGCGAACCGTTCGAGTTCTCGGTGATCCACTTCACCATCCAGAGGCCGATCCCGTGGCCGTGCGAGAGGGGCGTCTCCCGGCCCCGTCTGAGCGCCCGTTGGTCGTCCTCGGGGATCGGTTCTCCGGGGTTCGCGACCTCGATCTCGACGCTGTCGCCGCGTCTCCGAACGGAGACCGTCACTTCCGGGGGAGCGCGATCCTGGTGACCGATCGCGTTTTCGAGCAGTTCCTCGACGGCCCGGAGGAGGTGTCGATCCGCGATCACAGTCCACGAGCCGTCGATCGATGTCGTGATCTCGGCGTCCGGACGGCGATCGGACAGCGTCTCGGCGGCGCGGTCGACGAGCCGTGCGAGGTCGACCTCTCCGGACCGCTCCTCCGAGAGCGTCTCCTCGGCGTACCGCGCCTTCTCGGAGGTATGAGCGATCCGCTCGGCGTACCGTCGCGCGACCTCGATCCGCTCGCGGTCCTGCCCGTCGAGCCGGTCGTCGTCGAGGGCGCCGTCGAGGTGTCCCAGGATGACGTTGACCTCGTTCCGGACGTCGTGTCTGAGCGTCCGGTTCAGGACCTCGATCCGCTGCCGTCGCCGCCGGATCTCCCGCCGGGCCTGCGCGAGGCTGTAGGTCTGCTCTAACATCAGCTCCGCTCCGGACTGGTCGGTCACCGAGCCCCGGAACTCCTCCGGAGAGACGTAAAAGGGATTCTCGCAGATCCGCCCGCGGTAGACGACGTACTCGTGCGTCCAAAGCGCCTTCCCGATCGATTCCCCGTCGAACCGGTCGAGGCTGTACTGACACAGCGCCCTGACCGGCAGGTCGGGGACGCAGGCGTCGAAATCGCACTCGAACTCCAGGATGTGATCGAACGAGAACGACGTGTGGAAACACCAGGTGTTCTCGCCGGCGACCGCGAGACCGGTGTATCCGGCCTCGACCGCGTCGTGGGCCTCGCGTTCGAGGCACTCGATCAGCCGATCGGGATCGAACTCCTCGTCGAGGTACACCGACCCGGCGTCTGCGATCCGGAGGTCGCCGTCGGCCGTCCGGCGCTCGACGTCGACGTCGGCCGCCCGCAGCGCCGCCTCGATCTCGTCGGGTTCGTTCTCGTCGTACAGGTACAGAACCCGCCGTCCGTCGTCGAACCCCCATCGGACGAACGCGGCACAGACCGCGAGCTGCGTCTCGATGGAGTCGTAGAACAGCGCGAGGTGACGGGGGAGATCACGACCGAGGAACTCCGAGCGGATCGATTCCCGCGTCGGTTCCGGTTCCCGGTCGCCCGTTCCGCTCCCCGCCGCACCTGTTCCCATACCAGATCCGTCTCGCCGGAGCTTCATCCGACTTTTGCTGTTCGGACTG is drawn from Halobellus limi and contains these coding sequences:
- the ahbB gene encoding siroheme decarboxylase subunit beta, coding for MSETAAEVSDLSELDRAVINAFQGGFPVVERPFGPAAAALRERGVDVSADELLDRIRELDEAGTLSRFGALVNAEEIGGTATLVAMHAPEDRFDEVEEAVNAHREVAHNYEREHPHLNMWFVVSVADEDRVGEVLDEIETETGQETYNMPKQREFRVEAKFLVDGPVPDGDVDLSDLGPDVVPTESRTLTPAERDLVVEIQGGLPITETPYADVADAIDRDVEWVVETIKRFEREGKVRRVGVVPNHYALGYTENGMTVWNVPDGVVDEVGPAVASLPFVTHCYRRPRHEGVWPYNFFAMTHGRSEAESERRIEQVRETMREYWDVGEDDWDSLFSTGILKKTGIRLDERAAANTE
- a CDS encoding MEDS domain-containing protein — its product is MGTGAAGSGTGDREPEPTRESIRSEFLGRDLPRHLALFYDSIETQLAVCAAFVRWGFDDGRRVLYLYDENEPDEIEAALRAADVDVERRTADGDLRIADAGSVYLDEEFDPDRLIECLEREAHDAVEAGYTGLAVAGENTWCFHTSFSFDHILEFECDFDACVPDLPVRALCQYSLDRFDGESIGKALWTHEYVVYRGRICENPFYVSPEEFRGSVTDQSGAELMLEQTYSLAQARREIRRRRQRIEVLNRTLRHDVRNEVNVILGHLDGALDDDRLDGQDRERIEVARRYAERIAHTSEKARYAEETLSEERSGEVDLARLVDRAAETLSDRRPDAEITTSIDGSWTVIADRHLLRAVEELLENAIGHQDRAPPEVTVSVRRRGDSVEIEVANPGEPIPEDDQRALRRGRETPLSHGHGIGLWMVKWITENSNGSLRFPRADGECRVRIELPSSAIV